In the Bombus pyrosoma isolate SC7728 linkage group LG15, ASM1482585v1, whole genome shotgun sequence genome, one interval contains:
- the LOC122575432 gene encoding rhomboid-related protein 4-like, translating to MRPIQRRQQGLQYGIYLLCMQALNYGIDKIPPATLITIIAQVLLYVGLIKVPWNAEEVCISAIKVFKYHDWNSFLISNFEHGSDMHLYYNMISFILKGSYLESMYGTINFVILLAILSFGCSTMYVGLGYALMQLTGDYGYYTQCAIGFSAILFALKIIVVCEEHDRIQDVGGFRAPSKIAVWLELILIHLLVPQSSFIGHLGGILVGCLYCYTFIGEIVDNTIHDITGTPIIHEEQFYRRRRSLFR from the exons ATGAGACCTATTCAAAGGAGACAACAGGGTTTACAATACGGCATTTATTTGCTATGTATGCAAGCTCTAAACTAtggtattgataaaattcCACCAGCtactttaattacaattatcgcACAg GTTTTACTATATGTTGGTTTGATAAAAGTTCCATGGAATGCAGAGGAAGTATGCATATCAgcaataaaagtatttaaataccATGATTGGAATTCTTtcttaatatcaaattttgaaCATGGTTCAGATATGCActtgtattataatatgatatcTTTCATCTTGAAAGGTTCATATTTAGAATCTATGTATGgaacaataaattttgtcaTCCTGTTAGCTATTCTTTCGTTTGGATGCAGTACTATGTATGTAGGATTAGGCTATGCTTTAATGCAGTTAACAGGGGATTATGGATATTATACACAATGTGCTATTGGTTTCTCtgctattttatttgcattaaaaataattgtagtGTGTGAAGAACATGATAGAATTCAGGATGTTGGAGGATTTAGAGCTCCCAGTAAAATTGCTGTTTGGCTTgaactaattttaattcatctGTTAGTTCCACAATCTTCATTTATAGGACATCTTGGGGGTATTTTAGTTGGTtgtttatattgttatacttttATTGGTGAAATAGTTGATAACACGATACATGACATAACTGGTACTCCAATTATACATGAAGAACAATTTTATAGAAGACGTAGGTCATTATTTAGATAA